In a genomic window of Methanosarcina horonobensis HB-1 = JCM 15518:
- a CDS encoding BatD family protein → MTLGSTASARTAVYDGDIEEGEVYQLNNYIIEITDIFPEAGTASYYVYERDKKITTGLLDVNESFEFDFEDEGKVQMRLKSVHTGGVLPRATVEITMSNYKIGDLYINEVVEGGRSQAAFAGDPKLVITKSVDKSEIEVGDLITVTVNAKTTGNDAAHDVLFTDPKQEHFVLKETTYEISTTIPKIDYGQSMPETLVYIYKLKATEAGTFDLRAVTATYRNSASQTYQSSSNTPTVTVLEGNKLRADVETTMVMDLLSVRRNEKVTSTIILRNTGSAPAQAVRLDIMVPDGMEYVSGDEGIETVGGKPRIYIETLQPNNDKEFTCTLKAKDVGTYSINSELSYEYSNGVDAQKVKQNGKFATSNINVKEGKFDFMLKNPLYIIIPVAILAVIGVHIYRRHRQYRY, encoded by the coding sequence TTGACGCTTGGCAGTACAGCATCGGCAAGAACTGCTGTATATGACGGAGACATTGAGGAAGGGGAGGTATATCAGCTTAACAATTACATAATAGAAATTACCGATATCTTTCCTGAAGCAGGTACAGCCTCATATTATGTGTATGAGAGAGACAAGAAAATAACAACAGGCCTGCTGGATGTGAACGAGAGCTTCGAGTTCGACTTTGAGGATGAGGGTAAAGTGCAGATGCGCCTGAAGTCCGTTCATACCGGAGGCGTATTACCCAGAGCTACAGTTGAGATTACCATGTCAAATTACAAGATAGGAGATCTTTACATTAACGAGGTCGTTGAAGGGGGGCGTTCCCAGGCAGCCTTTGCAGGAGATCCTAAACTTGTGATAACTAAAAGTGTCGATAAATCCGAAATAGAAGTGGGAGATTTAATAACCGTTACCGTAAACGCAAAAACTACCGGAAACGATGCTGCACATGATGTGCTGTTTACGGACCCGAAGCAGGAACATTTTGTCCTGAAGGAAACTACTTACGAAATTTCAACCACAATACCAAAAATTGATTACGGACAATCAATGCCTGAAACTCTTGTTTATATTTATAAATTGAAAGCAACCGAGGCAGGAACTTTCGATCTCAGAGCTGTGACTGCTACATACAGAAACAGTGCGAGCCAGACCTACCAATCATCTTCTAACACTCCCACAGTAACTGTACTTGAAGGGAATAAACTGAGGGCGGATGTTGAGACCACGATGGTTATGGATCTGCTATCTGTTAGAAGAAACGAAAAAGTCACCTCAACAATTATTCTGAGGAACACGGGAAGTGCTCCTGCTCAGGCTGTCCGTCTTGACATCATGGTTCCGGATGGTATGGAATATGTCAGCGGAGACGAAGGGATTGAAACCGTAGGTGGAAAACCCAGAATATACATAGAAACTCTGCAACCCAACAATGACAAAGAGTTCACGTGCACTTTAAAAGCAAAGGATGTGGGCACTTACAGTATAAACTCAGAGCTCTCTTATGAGTACAGTAACGGGGTAGATGCCCAGAAAGTTAAGCAAAACGGTAAATTTGCAACTTCCAACATCAATGTAAAAGAAGGAAAGTTCGACTTCATGTTGAAAAATCCGTTATACATCATAATTCCGGTAGCCATTCTTGCTGTTATTGGAGTTCATATATACAGGCGGCACAGGCAATACAGATATTAA
- a CDS encoding cobalamin biosynthesis protein encodes MIIPDSGHLALVLLLAAVIDIVFGEPPAAVHPVVWIGKLINFLKNAAPKTHRKLYGTAMALCCVLFASLLGYSVLYIAALPGIPWILALLIEAYFLKATFAINCLLSPAREIYKHLEEDRLEKVRELLPIYVSRNTSKLTKTQMSSAVVESVSENYVDGILSPIFYYAIFGELGLVAAYAFKAISTLDSMVGYKTEPYRELGYFSAKSDDVLNWIPARISVIFILAAAFTVSLFSKKGRKINPFDSVKIAFEDGMKTPSPNSGYPMAATAGALGVKLEKPDTYVLGASYPPTEVKDIKRVSQLIAIASGFSLVAFVAVIQMAGIHLYP; translated from the coding sequence ATGATTATCCCGGACAGCGGGCACCTTGCTCTGGTACTTCTGTTAGCCGCAGTCATAGACATAGTTTTCGGGGAACCTCCTGCTGCTGTCCACCCCGTTGTCTGGATAGGAAAATTAATCAATTTTTTGAAAAATGCAGCCCCTAAAACCCACAGGAAACTTTACGGCACTGCAATGGCTCTTTGCTGCGTTCTCTTTGCATCTCTACTCGGATACTCCGTCCTCTACATTGCAGCCCTTCCCGGAATTCCCTGGATTTTAGCTCTCCTTATAGAAGCTTATTTCCTTAAAGCCACGTTTGCAATTAACTGCCTGCTGAGCCCTGCAAGAGAGATTTACAAACACCTTGAAGAAGACAGGCTGGAAAAAGTAAGGGAACTGCTCCCTATCTACGTAAGCCGGAACACTTCCAAACTGACAAAAACCCAGATGTCTTCGGCTGTTGTGGAGTCCGTATCAGAGAACTATGTGGATGGCATACTGAGCCCTATTTTCTATTATGCAATCTTCGGAGAACTCGGGCTTGTAGCAGCATACGCATTTAAAGCCATAAGCACGCTGGACTCAATGGTAGGATACAAAACCGAACCTTACAGGGAACTGGGGTATTTCTCGGCCAAGTCCGATGACGTATTGAACTGGATTCCTGCCCGGATTTCGGTTATCTTTATCCTTGCTGCAGCCTTTACAGTATCTTTATTCTCTAAAAAAGGAAGAAAAATCAATCCTTTTGACAGTGTAAAGATTGCATTCGAAGACGGGATGAAGACTCCTTCCCCAAATTCCGGTTATCCCATGGCTGCTACTGCCGGAGCTCTCGGGGTTAAGCTCGAAAAACCTGACACTTATGTTTTGGGAGCCTCGTACCCCCCTACCGAAGTAAAAGATATAAAACGGGTGTCCCAATTAATAGCAATTGCTTCAGGGTTTTCACTTGTTGCTTTTGTGGCAGTAATCCAGATGGCGGGAATCCACCTTTACCCGTAA
- a CDS encoding FtsZ/tubulin family protein, with the protein MLNILVIGNGQCGNRILDSINRHAMGGGKNCNRLAKFYSKQRFKSHVETLAFNTAVNDLKEMKFTKARDRVHIPHLHGVGANRNVGKQVFEENKEMIMRQVEERGNFDIAFVLTSASGGTGSSFTPLLIREMKNRYDYPVYCVVVLPFREEGTLYLQNSAFSIRDIRQSGVDGIILADNQYLKNIGGSIQEAYNGINDMIAERLLFLLDALDSEMMMVTDLGDFKTVMSGGAGLATIGFFKADKDMPIKTTIQNSLSPSGLLFSTNVYEEASRAMIVIKGDRKYLSIDEISTEIEKLSGAVGHVFKGIVVRDGEYPQILSLLTLESAHELEKLYNVAVQAIHYEKAKKQRVEEGVEMKRTFSQIEGMEPEY; encoded by the coding sequence TTGCTCAATATACTTGTAATAGGAAACGGGCAATGTGGAAACAGAATTCTGGATTCCATTAACCGGCATGCGATGGGAGGAGGAAAAAACTGCAACAGGCTTGCCAAATTCTATTCGAAGCAGAGATTTAAAAGCCATGTTGAAACCCTTGCTTTTAACACTGCTGTTAATGACCTAAAAGAGATGAAGTTTACAAAAGCAAGGGACAGAGTCCACATCCCCCACCTGCATGGAGTTGGTGCAAACAGGAATGTTGGAAAACAGGTCTTTGAAGAAAATAAAGAGATGATTATGCGGCAGGTTGAGGAAAGGGGTAATTTTGATATTGCTTTTGTACTGACCTCAGCCTCGGGTGGTACAGGCTCTTCTTTTACTCCTCTTCTCATAAGGGAAATGAAAAATCGCTACGACTATCCTGTTTATTGTGTTGTTGTCCTTCCTTTCAGGGAAGAAGGAACTCTTTACCTTCAAAACTCAGCGTTTTCGATCAGGGATATCCGTCAGAGCGGGGTAGACGGAATTATACTTGCCGATAACCAGTACCTGAAAAACATCGGAGGAAGTATTCAGGAAGCCTATAACGGTATAAATGACATGATTGCAGAGCGTCTTCTTTTCCTTCTTGATGCCCTTGACAGTGAAATGATGATGGTAACGGATCTCGGTGACTTCAAGACAGTAATGAGCGGAGGTGCAGGGCTTGCAACTATCGGTTTTTTCAAGGCTGATAAAGACATGCCTATCAAAACGACAATACAGAACTCGCTCTCCCCTTCAGGACTTCTGTTTTCAACCAATGTTTATGAAGAAGCAAGCAGAGCAATGATAGTAATCAAAGGTGACCGCAAATACCTGAGTATAGACGAGATCTCAACTGAGATCGAAAAACTTTCCGGAGCCGTGGGACATGTCTTCAAAGGAATAGTTGTGCGCGACGGCGAGTATCCTCAGATTCTTTCGCTCCTTACCCTGGAATCTGCTCATGAACTTGAAAAACTTTATAATGTAGCGGTTCAGGCTATTCATTACGAGAAAGCAAAAAAGCAGCGTGTTGAAGAAGGAGTCGAAATGAAAAGGACTTTTTCCCAGATTGAAGGGATGGAACCTGAATATTGA
- the cobZ gene encoding alpha-ribazole phosphatase CobZ, whose amino-acid sequence MKLSDIEEKDLKKVQPEKIEEKATTDILDVLAEEGISVQDLADTALEMYVPHPGLETREKAEALFERELRFALSDPNLCLLIYSGVLLEREGRAGNLPNLSKSSYEKDLTFIIADEVLGTSIATYISGSKGAFEFVRYDKQKPGILANLGPFMDDVIGGLIGGVSSNMYSRGMAELERKD is encoded by the coding sequence ATGAAATTATCAGATATTGAGGAAAAGGACCTGAAAAAAGTGCAGCCTGAAAAAATAGAGGAAAAAGCTACCACCGATATCCTTGACGTCCTGGCTGAAGAAGGCATAAGCGTCCAGGATCTTGCGGATACGGCTCTGGAAATGTATGTCCCTCACCCTGGACTTGAGACAAGGGAAAAAGCCGAAGCTCTGTTTGAAAGGGAACTCAGGTTCGCTCTTTCCGACCCCAATCTCTGCCTTTTGATCTATTCCGGGGTTCTGCTGGAAAGAGAAGGCAGAGCAGGAAACCTTCCTAACCTCAGCAAAAGTTCTTATGAAAAAGACCTGACTTTCATAATTGCTGACGAAGTTCTCGGAACAAGTATTGCAACATATATCAGTGGCTCCAAAGGTGCATTCGAGTTTGTCAGGTATGACAAGCAAAAACCCGGAATTCTTGCAAACCTGGGGCCTTTTATGGACGATGTCATAGGAGGTCTCATAGGAGGGGTATCTTCCAATATGTATTCAAGAGGTATGGCAGAGCTTGAAAGAAAAGACTGA
- the nadC gene encoding carboxylating nicotinate-nucleotide diphosphorylase yields the protein MFIREIESFIEEDLGYDDVSCTIVPDRPVEATVFTKEDCTVAGIDEAASIYYYFGIQAETDFKDGDRLSKGDVIFRLRGGAVSILRAERISLNFLGHLSGIATLTRNCTDIVRKHSETTRVACTRKTTPGIRKFEKLAVAAGGGDTHRFNLSDAVMIKDNHVKLMGIEAAIKAARKTSFTRKIEVEVESAEDAVFAAELGADIIMLDNMQPDEIKKTLSILKEKELRESVLMEASGGISLENLEDYAKTGVDIISMGSLIHKSRWIDVSLEIVGYEA from the coding sequence ATGTTTATCAGAGAAATTGAAAGCTTCATAGAAGAAGACCTGGGGTACGACGATGTTTCCTGTACTATTGTTCCGGACAGACCTGTTGAAGCCACTGTTTTTACGAAAGAGGACTGTACGGTTGCCGGGATAGATGAGGCAGCATCAATATATTATTACTTCGGAATTCAGGCGGAAACCGATTTTAAAGATGGAGACCGCCTCAGCAAAGGAGATGTGATTTTCAGGCTCAGGGGAGGAGCCGTATCCATTCTCAGGGCAGAGCGCATTAGCCTTAACTTCCTCGGGCACCTCAGCGGGATTGCCACCCTGACAAGAAACTGCACCGATATTGTGAGAAAGCACTCGGAAACTACAAGGGTTGCATGTACAAGGAAGACCACGCCGGGGATAAGGAAGTTTGAGAAGCTTGCTGTTGCTGCCGGAGGAGGAGATACTCACAGATTTAACCTCTCAGATGCGGTTATGATTAAAGATAACCATGTAAAACTTATGGGAATAGAAGCCGCGATAAAAGCCGCCCGAAAGACCAGCTTTACTCGGAAAATTGAGGTTGAAGTCGAGTCTGCAGAAGATGCGGTCTTTGCTGCAGAACTGGGAGCTGATATTATAATGCTTGACAATATGCAGCCCGATGAGATTAAAAAGACTCTTTCCATACTTAAAGAAAAAGAACTCCGAGAATCAGTTCTTATGGAAGCTTCAGGAGGAATTTCCCTCGAAAACCTCGAAGACTATGCAAAAACAGGAGTAGACATAATATCCATGGGCTCACTTATCCACAAATCAAGATGGATAGATGTCAGCCTGGAAATAGTCGGCTATGAGGCCTAA
- a CDS encoding ABC transporter ATP-binding protein: MKTWKVQPPVEAAGAITGTDNSTESAEITITDGCGRELTIPTNVESTICSGAGCLRYLVYLQAQDLIVRVDSIELEESELEGRPYALANPQRVETGRLTAFDAVLLGQRPHIKWDVREKNLKIVDSVFKLLSMENLRLFYIDEMSRGELQKVAIARSLVQEPKVLLLDEPTSSLDLKNQVEILTTIRQIVLEHRIAAVMTMHDLNQALRYADRFILLKGGKIHAHGGVEVVTPQVIEDVYGLTVVIGEIAGMRCVVPGSPSWDCTYNQLEKAGQE; encoded by the coding sequence ATGAAAACGTGGAAGGTGCAGCCCCCGGTTGAGGCTGCCGGAGCCATCACAGGTACCGATAATTCAACAGAGTCTGCCGAGATCACAATCACTGACGGATGTGGTAGAGAATTAACCATACCCACAAATGTCGAAAGTACTATCTGCTCGGGGGCAGGGTGCCTGCGCTATCTTGTATACCTGCAGGCACAGGACCTTATTGTTAGAGTTGACAGCATAGAGTTAGAAGAATCTGAGTTAGAAGGTCGCCCCTATGCCCTTGCAAACCCACAGCGTGTTGAGACCGGAAGGCTGACAGCTTTTGATGCAGTCCTGCTAGGGCAGCGGCCTCATATCAAATGGGACGTAAGAGAAAAAAACCTTAAAATCGTTGATTCGGTCTTCAAGTTACTTTCAATGGAAAACCTGCGCCTGTTCTATATCGATGAGATGAGCAGGGGCGAACTTCAGAAAGTAGCAATAGCACGTTCCCTTGTCCAGGAGCCAAAAGTCCTCCTTCTTGACGAGCCTACAAGCAGCCTTGACCTGAAAAACCAGGTGGAGATCCTGACCACTATCAGGCAGATAGTTCTCGAGCACAGGATTGCGGCTGTAATGACAATGCACGACCTCAACCAGGCACTCAGGTATGCAGACCGGTTCATTCTTTTGAAGGGAGGAAAAATTCATGCCCACGGAGGAGTGGAAGTAGTTACCCCTCAGGTGATCGAAGATGTATACGGCCTTACAGTTGTCATAGGGGAAATTGCAGGTATGAGATGCGTAGTTCCCGGAAGCCCCTCATGGGATTGTACATATAACCAGCTGGAAAAAGCGGGACAAGAATAA
- the hisS gene encoding histidine--tRNA ligase: MTVNRPRGTRDFLPADTARRRYVESVMRNVVRNWGYSEIITPTFEHLDLFTLKSGEGIVGELYNFTDKGGREMTLRPELTAPVMRLYVNELQPFPKPLKLFYFENCFRYERPQKGRFREFWQFGVELIGSGKSDSDAEVIALADALLKAVGIQGDMKLGNLAVIRTLLKGLEPEIVSKVMRLVDKKEYAGLEALLEEIGAEEQLKSDLFRLIHLEGRYILPQVKEIVGNIPELVSFEKTLKLLDAYGVNYSLDFGIARGLDYYTGMVFEIYAEGLGAQKQVCGGGSYQLIQLFGGGDVPSTGFGIGFDRIMEICPLVPPAVKSLVLVSKPDTHLEAVKVATELRNYLPVQIDLMERNFKAQLTYANTINADYVVIVGEKELEAGKLTLRDMVSGEQELLTLKEIIEKVKGQQD; encoded by the coding sequence ATGACAGTTAACAGGCCAAGAGGGACCCGGGATTTTTTACCCGCAGATACTGCCCGGAGAAGGTACGTGGAAAGCGTTATGCGAAATGTTGTCCGTAACTGGGGCTACAGTGAAATCATTACGCCCACGTTTGAACATCTGGACCTTTTTACCCTTAAGTCCGGAGAAGGCATTGTAGGGGAACTCTACAACTTCACGGACAAAGGAGGCAGGGAAATGACCCTCAGGCCGGAACTCACAGCTCCTGTCATGCGGCTGTATGTTAATGAACTCCAGCCTTTCCCCAAACCTCTGAAGTTGTTCTACTTCGAGAACTGTTTCCGCTATGAACGCCCCCAGAAAGGCCGTTTCAGGGAGTTCTGGCAGTTCGGGGTCGAACTCATAGGGAGCGGGAAGTCAGACTCTGATGCAGAGGTTATTGCCCTTGCCGATGCCCTGCTAAAGGCTGTAGGCATACAGGGCGATATGAAGCTCGGAAACCTTGCAGTAATCCGTACTCTTTTGAAAGGGCTTGAACCCGAGATTGTGAGCAAGGTCATGAGGCTTGTGGACAAGAAGGAGTATGCAGGCCTTGAAGCTCTGCTTGAGGAGATCGGGGCAGAAGAACAGTTGAAGTCTGACCTTTTCCGTCTGATACACCTCGAAGGCAGGTATATTCTCCCACAGGTAAAAGAAATAGTCGGAAACATCCCTGAGCTTGTAAGCTTTGAAAAGACCCTTAAGCTTCTTGATGCATATGGCGTCAATTACTCACTTGACTTCGGAATTGCCCGCGGGCTTGACTATTACACGGGTATGGTTTTTGAGATCTATGCAGAAGGTCTCGGTGCCCAGAAGCAAGTCTGCGGAGGTGGATCCTATCAGCTTATCCAGCTTTTCGGAGGCGGTGATGTGCCTTCAACAGGCTTCGGAATCGGCTTTGACAGGATAATGGAGATCTGTCCTCTCGTGCCGCCAGCAGTCAAAAGCCTTGTGCTGGTCTCAAAGCCCGATACTCATCTGGAAGCCGTAAAAGTTGCAACCGAATTAAGGAACTACCTGCCGGTCCAGATCGACCTTATGGAGCGCAACTTCAAAGCCCAGCTCACATATGCGAATACTATCAATGCTGATTATGTGGTAATTGTAGGGGAAAAAGAACTTGAAGCAGGAAAACTGACTCTCAGGGATATGGTCTCCGGAGAACAGGAACTTCTTACCCTGAAAGAAATTATTGAAAAGGTTAAGGGACAACAGGACTGA
- a CDS encoding 30S ribosomal protein S15 produces the protein MAKMHTKRKGKSSSTRPNRTEPPEWCKIGADEVTTITLDLWKQGVSTAEIGMILRDRYGVPDAKLITGKKITTILKENNVAPNIPEDLTNLIVKALGLRKHLSTNKKDVHNKRSLNLTESKIRRLVKYYKQEKVLPRDWFYKPETAEMMITR, from the coding sequence ATGGCAAAAATGCATACCAAAAGAAAAGGCAAGTCTTCTTCCACCCGGCCTAACAGAACAGAACCGCCAGAGTGGTGCAAGATTGGAGCAGACGAAGTTACCACAATTACACTGGACCTCTGGAAACAGGGTGTCTCCACAGCCGAAATCGGCATGATTTTAAGAGACCGTTACGGAGTCCCTGATGCCAAGCTCATTACAGGCAAGAAGATCACAACAATTCTCAAGGAAAACAACGTTGCTCCTAACATTCCAGAAGACCTTACCAACCTCATCGTAAAGGCTCTGGGACTGAGAAAGCACCTTTCTACCAACAAGAAAGACGTCCATAACAAACGTTCCCTCAACTTGACCGAATCCAAAATTAGAAGGCTTGTTAAATACTACAAGCAGGAAAAGGTACTTCCGAGGGATTGGTTCTACAAGCCTGAAACCGCAGAAATGATGATTACAAGATAA
- the cobD gene encoding threonine-phosphate decarboxylase CobD codes for MSEQRSVPLREHLLALKPCRHGGLIQETSETYGIPENEILDFSANFNPLGSPFDYPETGLNFEDIIKKSYGKLLEYPDNRYVEFREAAARFVGPGVAPQSIVPGNGSTEIVRLVVESMIEKGDIVLLPWPTFGEYEMQCRIMGAKPVYPAQDEINTLSDEMLEEAKILFICNPNNPTGKLRSREELKALAERCREHKTLLYVDEAFIELSDPSQSVADLPADNDYVFVMRSLTKDFAIPGIRMGFGIASPAMSDILNTARLSWNLGAIANTTGTALLNIEGGIDSPYLKKAREMILKEGETLKAKLDRIRGFEAGEVNVNFIFVDVSKFMLNSSELAARLASRGVLIRDCASFHGLGKNYIRIAVRTEKENDRLIAAIGDVITEWGREQAKNELQHVIEKASEEGIGGRKTCEYYPCHFEGQNCTFCFCPFYPCENEKTGGKWIQSSRGGRVWSCVDCHLVHKKEIAQKILDCLMQEGDTDELVKVAWKKVMEPIL; via the coding sequence GTGTCAGAGCAAAGAAGTGTACCTTTAAGGGAGCATCTGCTGGCCCTGAAGCCCTGCAGACATGGAGGGCTAATCCAGGAAACTTCGGAGACGTACGGGATCCCCGAAAACGAGATTCTCGACTTCAGTGCAAACTTTAACCCATTGGGAAGTCCTTTTGACTATCCGGAAACAGGGCTAAACTTTGAAGATATTATCAAGAAGAGTTACGGGAAACTCCTGGAATACCCTGACAACAGGTATGTAGAGTTCAGGGAAGCTGCTGCAAGATTCGTAGGACCTGGAGTAGCACCGCAGAGCATCGTTCCGGGTAACGGTTCAACGGAAATAGTCCGGCTTGTAGTTGAATCCATGATAGAAAAAGGGGATATTGTCCTTTTACCCTGGCCCACCTTCGGAGAATATGAAATGCAGTGCCGGATTATGGGAGCAAAACCGGTATATCCTGCTCAGGATGAAATAAATACACTCTCTGATGAGATGCTGGAAGAAGCAAAAATCCTTTTTATCTGCAATCCGAACAATCCAACAGGAAAACTCCGCAGCAGGGAAGAACTTAAAGCCCTTGCAGAACGCTGCCGGGAACATAAGACCCTTCTCTACGTAGATGAAGCTTTCATAGAGCTTTCCGACCCTTCTCAGAGCGTCGCAGACCTTCCTGCGGATAATGATTATGTCTTCGTCATGCGTTCCCTTACAAAGGACTTTGCAATCCCTGGAATAAGAATGGGCTTCGGAATAGCTTCTCCGGCCATGTCTGACATCCTGAATACGGCAAGGCTTTCCTGGAACCTCGGAGCTATTGCAAACACTACAGGAACTGCACTTCTCAATATAGAAGGCGGGATTGACAGCCCATACCTGAAAAAAGCCAGGGAAATGATCCTGAAAGAAGGAGAGACGCTCAAAGCCAAACTTGACAGGATAAGGGGTTTTGAAGCCGGAGAAGTGAATGTTAATTTTATTTTCGTTGATGTAAGCAAATTCATGCTTAACTCGAGTGAACTGGCTGCACGTCTTGCATCCCGCGGAGTCCTTATCCGGGACTGTGCTTCTTTCCACGGCCTTGGAAAAAATTACATAAGGATTGCGGTCAGGACCGAAAAAGAAAACGACAGACTCATTGCCGCAATCGGGGACGTCATCACCGAGTGGGGCAGAGAACAGGCAAAGAACGAACTGCAGCACGTAATAGAAAAAGCCAGTGAAGAAGGCATAGGAGGCAGGAAGACCTGTGAATATTACCCATGCCATTTTGAAGGCCAGAACTGCACCTTCTGTTTCTGTCCGTTTTATCCCTGTGAAAACGAAAAAACCGGAGGAAAATGGATCCAGAGCTCAAGAGGCGGCAGGGTATGGAGCTGTGTCGACTGCCACCTTGTCCATAAGAAAGAAATAGCCCAGAAAATCCTTGACTGCCTTATGCAGGAAGGAGATACTGACGAACTCGTAAAAGTAGCCTGGAAAAAAGTAATGGAGCCTATCTTATGA